In Lolium rigidum isolate FL_2022 chromosome 3, APGP_CSIRO_Lrig_0.1, whole genome shotgun sequence, the genomic window gctCTAAAGCGAGAAGCTGgtgttcagaaaaaaaaaactggtgTTAATCCATCGATCCATCTCCTGCATGCGCGCGAGTGCGAGAGAAACGAAGCCATCAGTTAATTCCTCCGGAAACTCCGTGCCCTCATTCCTTTCCCACCGTCGacgcctcttcctcttcctcacctCCACCACCTGCTCCCGCTCTCCATTCACTTTCTCCACCTTTTCGCCTCGCCAACGACGCTTCGCTCGCGTCCCTCTCTCCGCCTCCAGGTAACATACGTGCCACTGTTTGTTCTAGATGTAATCGTGGTTTTATTTCCTTCCATTCTTTGTTGCATTTACCCTTCTAGCATTCCTTCACATGGTAATCGAATACGATCTGGGCCGTGGATTTTCTTGCTGTGAATGTCAATGTGTATGggtgatgcattgttttttttttataattttaaaCCGAGCAACCAGGGCAAGCAGCTAAAGAAACATAGTGGAGTGATGTACCATCGCAATGGTTTTCATTGTTCTGCCATAGCTAATTTTGTGTATCGCAAAGTATCGGGTCCATCGATATTAAGTTATTAACCCTGAAGTTcttttcatatatatttttccCTCTCAATGCATTATCATGTGATCATCCTTCATGTTCTCCAAATTTTACTTATGCTGGAAACCAACTGATAAACCAACTTATAATCTGTACTGTAGCATGTCATCCTCGGATAGCCCAAAAGGGACAGAAAAAAAAGCGGACGCAGACCATGACGGAGAAAATGGAGGATTCTTTGACAAGGTAAAGGATTTCATCCAAGACATTGGTGAAAAGATTGAAGAAGCAGTTGGCTTTGGAAAGCCTACCGCGGACGTTACTGGAATCCACATACCACAGATAAGTCTTGAGCAGGTAGAGTTAATTGCGGATGTCCTAATTGAAAACCCAAACCCTGTGCCCATCCCTCTTGTCGACATCGAGTACCTGATTGAAAGCGAAGGGAGGAAGCTTGTCTCCGGAACAATTCCGGACGCTGGAACCATCCATGCCCATGGTTCAGAGACTGTAAAGATCCCTGTGCTGCTCATCTTCGACGACATCAAGAGCACATACGGGGACATCAAGTCTGGGAGCATCATCCCATACACTGTTAAAGTTGTTCTCCACGTGGACGTCCCAGTCATCGGTAGGATCTCAATACCTCTCGAGAAAACTGGTGAGATCCCGGTGCCTTACAGACCAGACGTTGATATCAGCAAAATCAAGTTTGAGCAGTTTTCCTTCGAGGAGGCGACCGCTACTCTACATCTGAATCTGGATAACAAGAATGACTTCGACTTGGGGCTGAATTCCATGGATTACGAGGTGTGGCTCTCCAATGTGAGCATTGCCTCTGCTGAGATGAAAGAGTCTGCAAACATCAAGAAGCAGGAAGTAACCACCATGAACTTGCCAATCAGCTTCAGGCCTAAGGATTTTGGGTCTGCTATGTGGGATATGATAAGGGGAAAGGGCACTGGTTACACCATAAAGGGGAATATTGATGTGAACACTCCCTTTGGACACATGAAGATACCTATATGCAAAGAGGGTGGAACTACTCGCCTAAAGAAGggagatgacgatgatgataACGATGAGGTATATGTTTTTTTTCTACTACCTATATATTTTTATCAAAATGTAAGCATCAATGTTTTGAATTTACAAATACTTACACGTCATTTGCATATCCTTGTCTAATTTTTGAACCTAGAATAGCTCCATATCAAGGAGCTAGTGTATAGTTTTCTTAAGAAATGCTATAAATTATCAAGACAAGTTCATATAATACAATCAATAACTGTGTTTTTGTTGACACGATCGTTTCGTCTCCACTCACAAACATGACCCCCAACAATAAATTCTAGAATACTCGAAGGTGAGTTATGTTTTTTTCGTTTACGAATAGTCGAACCTGTGCCAACAATGTACTACTACATGTAACACCACAATTCAATGAGGATCATCATAGGTATAGAACTCACCTAACTTCTTTcttacaaaaaaaatcaaattaaccTGAAAATCTGATCCCATCGAAATAGAGCTGCTCCTGTCATTTAGTTTTAATTTTATGATTCCTATGTGTGCAAAGAGAAAAAtcacatgtatcttatttttgccATTTTCTCCAGGACTAAATGCAAAGTCTTTTGTGGAACAGAGTTGATGCTTTAAAGTTTTGAGAAGAGGCGACCTCTGACTCCTGAGCACCTAGTTTGCTAACCAAGTTCTTATTTGCTCTGCTTCATTGTACCTAGTGAAAAAATATTGTGATATACATGGTCGTGTAACTTTGTATTCACCTTGGGCTTTTCTTGTGTCTGTGATTAGAACTTTTGTTGAAATCTTTTGTGGTTACAACTTGGAGTCAAAGCAgctaatcaaaatgctcaattaCGCAAGGTTATTGTTTGTGTAATTCTATTTCTTGTGTCATGTTGATGGTGCTGCATGTTGTTTCCCCACGCGGCCATGTTGGTTGGGTTTGCGTATAAAGGGAGCAGTTGCGTATAAAGGGAGCAGACTATCTTCAGTTGTGCGATCCGAACGAACCGCATCAGAAGGAGATGCTCTCAAGGAGTTCACGGGGACAGAGATCAAAGAGGAGGCGTTGGGCTCTATTGGAGATCTCAAAGCAGCAGGTCCTGATGTTATGCCAGCGGTATTTTATAAAAAGTTTTGGCAGATGGTTGGCCCGAAAGTCCAGGAGGAAGTCCTCGCGGTGCAGAATGGTGGTAGTATGCCGGTGGGCTGGAATGAAACCACAATCGTTTCAATTCCAAAAATCACaaaccctaagagcatctctaacagaacccgtaaatcccgccggaaccgaacttttccggcggatttacgggttcgggccgaatgtGTCGCAGATCAGCGACCGAATACATGAGCCGGCCTGTAAAATAAGGCCCGAATCGGTCCCCGAACGGCACCtcttaaaagggttcgcggaggggagttcgggtcgcaaaccctactcccctccgccgttcctctccctccgccgccgcctcttaccatttccggcgagcaatccagctCGAAGCCAGGCATCCCAatcgcatatccatgaaatgatcgtccttagtatgcaccattgctaagactcgtcgtttcgaagcaccacgtgatgatcgggtgttatagattctatgtgtgcatacaacgggtgcaagccagatttgcacatgcgaatactgaggttaaaactttacgagcc contains:
- the LOC124698895 gene encoding desiccation-related protein At2g46140-like, with the protein product MSSSDSPKGTEKKADADHDGENGGFFDKVKDFIQDIGEKIEEAVGFGKPTADVTGIHIPQISLEQVELIADVLIENPNPVPIPLVDIEYLIESEGRKLVSGTIPDAGTIHAHGSETVKIPVLLIFDDIKSTYGDIKSGSIIPYTVKVVLHVDVPVIGRISIPLEKTGEIPVPYRPDVDISKIKFEQFSFEEATATLHLNLDNKNDFDLGLNSMDYEVWLSNVSIASAEMKESANIKKQEVTTMNLPISFRPKDFGSAMWDMIRGKGTGYTIKGNIDVNTPFGHMKIPICKEGGTTRLKKGDDDDDNDED